In the genome of Vicia villosa cultivar HV-30 ecotype Madison, WI linkage group LG7, Vvil1.0, whole genome shotgun sequence, one region contains:
- the LOC131616197 gene encoding serine carboxypeptidase-like 20 isoform X1: MKKMKNTGGSVCVVLLHIYLSIVVTNSAPESAIVTQIPGFNGTIPSKHYAGYVTVDESHGRNLYYYFVESEGKPSQDPVVLWLNGGPGCSSFDGFVYEHGPFNFEAAKTKGSLPTLHLNPYSWTKVSSIIYLDSPAGVGFSYSKNETDYVTGDTKTATDSHAFLLKWFELYPEFLCNPFFIAGESYAGVYVPTLAYEVMKGIDAAVKPKLNFKGYIVGNGVTDEQIDGNALVPFVHGMGLIPDELFEEANRECNGNFYNSVSDNCTNKLAKIDEDIAGLNIYNILEPCYHGTEADKIITTYANLPSSFRKLGETEKPHLVRKRIFGRAWPLRAPVRDGIVPTWPQLTSSDNVPCTDGTVADAWLNNEEVRKAIHTAEKSVVSSWDLCTDQISFDHDAGSMIKYHKNLTSKGYRALIFSGDHDMCVPYTGSQAWTRSIGYKIVDEWRPWLFNGQVAGFTQGYDKNLTFLTIKGAGHTVPEYKPQEALEFYKRFLAGSSI; this comes from the exons ATGAAAAA GATGAAAAATACAGGTGGCAGTGTCTGTGTGGTGTTACTTCACATTTATCTGAGCATTGTGGTGACAAATTCAGCACCAGAAAGTGCCATTGTAACGCAGATTCCAGGCTTCAATGGAACAATACCTTCCAAGCATTATGCTGGATATGTAACTGTGGATGAAAGTCATGGAAGGAATTTGTATTACTATTTTGTTGAGTCAGAAGGGAAACCTTCTCAGGATCCTGTTGTTCTCTGGCTTAATGGTGGACCTGGTTGCTCTAGCTTTGATGGTttcgtatatgaacatg GTCCTTTCAATTTTGAAGCAGCAAAGACTAAGGGAAGCCTGCCAACTTTGCATCTCAATCCATACAGCTGGACCAAG GTTTCAAGTATCATATATTTGGACTCTCCAGCTGGTGTTGGATTTTCATACTCTAAGAATGAAACTGATTATGTAACCGGTGACACAAAGACTGCGACCGATTCACATGCCTTCCTCCTTAAG TGGTTTGAACTATATCCCGAGTTCCTTTGCAATCCTTTCTTCATTGCTGGAGAGTCATATGCTGGAGTTTATGTTCCTACTCTTGCCTATGAAGTAATGAAAG GAATTGATGCTGCAGTGAAGCCGAAACTGAATTTTAAG GGTTACATTGTTGGAAATGGTGTTACGGATGAACAAATTGATGGCAATGCTCTTGTTCCATTTGTACATGGGATGGGTCTTATCCCAGATGAATTGTTTGAG GAGGCTAATCGTGAGTGTAACGGGAATTTCTATAATTCGGTCAGTGATAATTGTACAAACAAGCTTGCGAAAATTGATGAG GACATTGCTGGGTTGAACATATATAACATTTTAGAACCATGCTATCATGGCACTGAGGCAGACAAGATTATCACTACTTATGCTAATTTGCCGTCTAGTTTCCGGAAGTTAGGCGAAACTGAGAAACCTCATCTTGTGAGGAAGAGAATCTTCGGCCGTGCTTGGCCCCTAAGAGCACCTGTCAGAGACGGAATCGTACCCACTTGGCCGCAACTTACCAGTAGCGACAATGTTCCATGCACA GACGGCACTGTTGCAGACGCATGGTTGAACAATGAAGAAGTCAGGAAGGCAATTCACACTGCAGAG AAAAGTGTGGTCAGTAGTTGGGATTTATGCACAGACCAAATTTCCTTCGATCATGACGCTGGAAGCATGATTAAGTATCACAAGAACCTAACTTCCAAAGGATACCGAGCTCTTATATTCAG TGGTGATCATGACATGTGTGTTCCATATACTGGAAGTCAAGCATGGACGAGATCAATCGGATACAAGATTGTTGATGAATGGAGGCCTTGGTTATTCAATGGTCAAGTTGCTGG CTTTACTCAAGGATATGACAAGAATCTTACTTTTCTGACCATAAAGGGAGCTGGGCATACTGTTCCAGAATACAAGCCACAAGAAGCATTGGAATTTTACAAACGTTTTCTCGCTGGATCGTCAatataa
- the LOC131616197 gene encoding serine carboxypeptidase-like 20 isoform X2 produces MKNTGGSVCVVLLHIYLSIVVTNSAPESAIVTQIPGFNGTIPSKHYAGYVTVDESHGRNLYYYFVESEGKPSQDPVVLWLNGGPGCSSFDGFVYEHGPFNFEAAKTKGSLPTLHLNPYSWTKVSSIIYLDSPAGVGFSYSKNETDYVTGDTKTATDSHAFLLKWFELYPEFLCNPFFIAGESYAGVYVPTLAYEVMKGIDAAVKPKLNFKGYIVGNGVTDEQIDGNALVPFVHGMGLIPDELFEEANRECNGNFYNSVSDNCTNKLAKIDEDIAGLNIYNILEPCYHGTEADKIITTYANLPSSFRKLGETEKPHLVRKRIFGRAWPLRAPVRDGIVPTWPQLTSSDNVPCTDGTVADAWLNNEEVRKAIHTAEKSVVSSWDLCTDQISFDHDAGSMIKYHKNLTSKGYRALIFSGDHDMCVPYTGSQAWTRSIGYKIVDEWRPWLFNGQVAGFTQGYDKNLTFLTIKGAGHTVPEYKPQEALEFYKRFLAGSSI; encoded by the exons ATGAAAAATACAGGTGGCAGTGTCTGTGTGGTGTTACTTCACATTTATCTGAGCATTGTGGTGACAAATTCAGCACCAGAAAGTGCCATTGTAACGCAGATTCCAGGCTTCAATGGAACAATACCTTCCAAGCATTATGCTGGATATGTAACTGTGGATGAAAGTCATGGAAGGAATTTGTATTACTATTTTGTTGAGTCAGAAGGGAAACCTTCTCAGGATCCTGTTGTTCTCTGGCTTAATGGTGGACCTGGTTGCTCTAGCTTTGATGGTttcgtatatgaacatg GTCCTTTCAATTTTGAAGCAGCAAAGACTAAGGGAAGCCTGCCAACTTTGCATCTCAATCCATACAGCTGGACCAAG GTTTCAAGTATCATATATTTGGACTCTCCAGCTGGTGTTGGATTTTCATACTCTAAGAATGAAACTGATTATGTAACCGGTGACACAAAGACTGCGACCGATTCACATGCCTTCCTCCTTAAG TGGTTTGAACTATATCCCGAGTTCCTTTGCAATCCTTTCTTCATTGCTGGAGAGTCATATGCTGGAGTTTATGTTCCTACTCTTGCCTATGAAGTAATGAAAG GAATTGATGCTGCAGTGAAGCCGAAACTGAATTTTAAG GGTTACATTGTTGGAAATGGTGTTACGGATGAACAAATTGATGGCAATGCTCTTGTTCCATTTGTACATGGGATGGGTCTTATCCCAGATGAATTGTTTGAG GAGGCTAATCGTGAGTGTAACGGGAATTTCTATAATTCGGTCAGTGATAATTGTACAAACAAGCTTGCGAAAATTGATGAG GACATTGCTGGGTTGAACATATATAACATTTTAGAACCATGCTATCATGGCACTGAGGCAGACAAGATTATCACTACTTATGCTAATTTGCCGTCTAGTTTCCGGAAGTTAGGCGAAACTGAGAAACCTCATCTTGTGAGGAAGAGAATCTTCGGCCGTGCTTGGCCCCTAAGAGCACCTGTCAGAGACGGAATCGTACCCACTTGGCCGCAACTTACCAGTAGCGACAATGTTCCATGCACA GACGGCACTGTTGCAGACGCATGGTTGAACAATGAAGAAGTCAGGAAGGCAATTCACACTGCAGAG AAAAGTGTGGTCAGTAGTTGGGATTTATGCACAGACCAAATTTCCTTCGATCATGACGCTGGAAGCATGATTAAGTATCACAAGAACCTAACTTCCAAAGGATACCGAGCTCTTATATTCAG TGGTGATCATGACATGTGTGTTCCATATACTGGAAGTCAAGCATGGACGAGATCAATCGGATACAAGATTGTTGATGAATGGAGGCCTTGGTTATTCAATGGTCAAGTTGCTGG CTTTACTCAAGGATATGACAAGAATCTTACTTTTCTGACCATAAAGGGAGCTGGGCATACTGTTCCAGAATACAAGCCACAAGAAGCATTGGAATTTTACAAACGTTTTCTCGCTGGATCGTCAatataa
- the LOC131618054 gene encoding uncharacterized protein LOC131618054, with protein MDRNEIVKSTKKFSCSDSDSNSTQSCKLISKPFLPEDVMFNVLTLVSINCLINSGRYVCKTWAATIRSFGFAEAHERRASSKHGLYVESLATGISSYFLEFKNDDMNGEIERFDLGTPQGMGDIIASCDGILLLSNISRQVFAVNPIIKCWLRIPSFPSSLQLEQMNIRCQCTIAHVPLTSEFKAFLVDVLEISGSAWFVFYVLRIGIDNSWKEIARREAPLNHYFFWEPIYSGANDLYWITIDEVIVIDVDKEIIVRGYPLPDESMLDGSLPVYLWMENRLSCIAYKDLSQSYKIFIFDFDSEKWCLYHEIGPFDYVAACAQSLHVLFVTFRLWINYQIIFQVAINQSPIGNIPPSPKSMHLGYNIKTRQLMKIEGIDEGNVEVWLHRNSLVSLP; from the coding sequence atggATAGAAACGAGATAGTTAAATCCACTAAGAAGTTCAGTTGCTCTGATTCAGACTCAAATAGTACTCAGAGTTGTAAACTGATTTCAAAGCCATTTCTCCCTGAAGACGTAATGTTTAATGTCCTTACTCTTGTTTCCATAAATTGTTTGATTAACTCTGGAAGATATGTTTGTAAAACTTGGGCTGCCACTATTAGAAGCTTCGGTTTTGCTGAAGCGCATGAACGCCGTGCAAGTTCTAAACATGGTCTTTATGTTGAAAGTTTGGCGACAGGAATTAGTTCCTATTTCTTGGAATTCAAAAATGATGACATGAATGGTGAAATTGAAAGGTTTGATCTCGGAACACCTCAAGGAATGGGAGATATAATTGCTAGTTGTGATGGCATATTGCTTTTATCAAATATTTCTAGGCAAGTATTTGCGGTGAACCCCATTATCAAGTGTTGGCTTAGAATTCCTTCTTTTCCCAGTTCTCTGCAACTTGAACAGATGAACATTAGGTGCCAATGTACTATAGCACATGTTCCTCTCACTTCCGAATTCAAGGCGTTTCTTGTGGATGTACTTGAGATTTCGGGTTCTGCTTGGTTTGTTTTTTATGTGCTGAGAATTGGAATAGATAACTCATGGAAAGAGATAGCTAGAAGAGAAGCTCCACTTAACCACTATTTTTTTTGGGAACCAATATATAGTGGAGCTAATGATCTTTACTGGATAACAATTGATGAGGTGATTGTGATCGACGTTGACAAGGAAATTATTGTACGTGGATATCCACTTCCCGATGAGTCAATGCTTGATGGCTCGCTTCCAGTGTATTTATGGATGGAAAATCGCCTTTCTTGCATTGCCTATAAAGATTTGTCTCAATCatataaaatctttatttttgattttgattCAGAAAAATGGTGCCTTTATCATGAGATTGGACCTTTTGATTATGTTGCTGCTTGTGCTCAATCGCTTCATGTTTTGTTCGTGACATTCCGATTGTGGATCAACTATCAAATTATCTTTCAGGTAGCAATTAATCAAAGCCCAATTGGAAATATACCTCCCAGCCCAAAAAGCATGCATCTTGGTTACAATATCAAAACCAGACAACTCATGAAAATTGAGGGCATTGATGAAGGCAATGTTGAGGTATGGCTTCATAGAAACAGTCTAGTTTCATTGCCATGA